Genomic DNA from Flavobacterium sp. N502540:
GTGTTATTGGCTAAAGAGTCCAGTTTATAAGATAGGTACAACGTCGGAAATAAATTGTCGTACTTGGTGGTGTTTTTTGTTTTGGGCTTTATTTCGTTTCCTAACTGATCTCCCACAACTTTCACATTTTCATATCGAAGTCCTAACTGCATAGAAAGTCTGTTTAAAGTTGTATTGGAACTCACATATAAAGCCGTTATTTTTTCATTGTATAAAAACTTATTATTCTGATTTAAGTTTGGAGTCGAAACATCATTCACGATATCAAAGTACTCGCTCTTATTATTGGTTTTGATGTTACTGTATTTGAATCCGGTCTGCAGGTTTGTTTTTTTGGTCACCTGATTGGAATAATCTAGTTTTCCTGAATAAATATTAACCTTAGAAGCCGCTCCTCCTACCAGCATATCGGAATAATTTTTACTTGGATCCGGAAAAATGATCGAATTTCTAAATTGCTGATAGGGAAAGGAATCGTATAGTAAATAATCTAAGTTGGCGCTAACATCGCTCTTTTCATTGAGCTTATGGTTGATGTTCAGGTTTATTCCGCTATTTACAAATTTATTATCTGCGTCGCCTAATGTTTTTACAATTGAATCTGTAGTTTGGTTTCTGTTGTAAAGGTAATTTAAACTATTATCGATGTCATTTCCATTCCAGATTAAGCCATCTGCAGATACTCCGATCACCGTATTTTTTGACAAATTATAGTCGGCCCCAAATCTCAGATTCGTTAATATCGCATCTCCTACGTTATTGTTTTCCTGTTTGCTGTAACTGCCTGTATCGGTATAATTTCTACTGATATAAAGATCCTGAAAGCGTTTTTTGTAAGCAACGTTTCCGTTCAGAAAGATATTATAATTCTCTTTTTTCTTATTTAGATTAAAAACGGCATTGTACTCTGTAAATTTATGCTGTCTTAAACCCAAAACAACGCTTCCGTTTTCTCCTTCTTTTTTACTCTTTTTTAGCTTGATGTTGATCACTCCTCCATTTCCTGCTGCTTCATATTTGGCAGGCGGATTGGTCATTATTTCAATTTTATCTATGTTGTCTGATGACAATCCGCTTAAGTAACTTTCAAGCTGTGCTCCTGACAGGTAAGTTGGTCGGTCATCAACAAAAATAGTAGCGTTTGCTTTTCCATTCAGACTTACAACTCCCTGTTCGCTTATACTGGTTCCCGGAGCTTTCTTTAACAATTCTAAAGCGGTAATTCCCGTGTTAGATTCTAAAGCGTCTACATTTAAAATGGTGCGGTCAATTTTAGTCTCAACGAGTTTTTTCTTTTTAAGTATTACGACTTCTTTTAAGCTCTCTTTTTTGGCGATTTTGAGCAGCTCTATAGGCAGTACTTCTTTTTGATTGTCTGATTTAATGGTTATAATTCCTGTACTAAACGTTTTGTAGTCGTCATGGGTAATTTTAATCTTATAGCTCCCATTTTTCAGGTTTTTAAAATTAAACTCTCCTTTCGTTTCAGACAATTCGCTTTTTACTAATATTTCCTGCTCCTCATTCAACAAAAGAATGGTTGCAAAAATGATAGGCTCTTTATTTTCAGCATCTATAATGGTTCCTGAGATGGATGCTGTTGATACTTGTTTGTATATTTCATTATTCGCTGCTTTCGAACTTTGCCCGTACACTGAATTACCCAGAAAAACAAACACGCATAGTAAAGCGATATATTTGAAATGCATATAATTATACTTCATTATTTTTTTAATGTATTTAATAAGATTGCCTGTGAGGGATACAATGTGTAAACTCAAGCTCTTTTGAATTGATAAAATTTAAGGAATTTAAATGATCACAAAATTTCAAGAATAGGATAATCATTTTCAATTGTAAAATCAGAGAGTATGCTAAAAAAGAAAACTCAGCTAGTGGTAAAGACCTCTTTTACTTTACCTTGTAGTTTTTGCAAATGTTCCAATTCGTATTGTTTCCGATATACTTATTTTTATATCTCAATTGTACTGCCGGTTCCTGCTTCACTCCGTTTATTATAAACTCCTTACTATTAAGTATGTAAGACAGCTTATTCGTGTTTTCGGTGACCAGTTTCTCTTTTACAATTTGGTTACTGATGGTTGCAATTAGTTTTTCGGCATTATTTACGTCAGAAGATTCTTTTATAGATTGTCCAGTGATTCCTGTAATTGTCAGTTGCTTTTCTACCTGCTCTTTTTTCTTATTTTGTGCCACACTGCTAATTGAGATTAATATTATCATAGCAGTGGTAATAAGGGTCTTGGTTGTTTTCATAATTGATTTGTTTTTGCA
This window encodes:
- a CDS encoding outer membrane beta-barrel family protein, whose product is MKYNYMHFKYIALLCVFVFLGNSVYGQSSKAANNEIYKQVSTASISGTIIDAENKEPIIFATILLLNEEQEILVKSELSETKGEFNFKNLKNGSYKIKITHDDYKTFSTGIITIKSDNQKEVLPIELLKIAKKESLKEVVILKKKKLVETKIDRTILNVDALESNTGITALELLKKAPGTSISEQGVVSLNGKANATIFVDDRPTYLSGAQLESYLSGLSSDNIDKIEIMTNPPAKYEAAGNGGVINIKLKKSKKEGENGSVVLGLRQHKFTEYNAVFNLNKKKENYNIFLNGNVAYKKRFQDLYISRNYTDTGSYSKQENNNVGDAILTNLRFGADYNLSKNTVIGVSADGLIWNGNDIDNSLNYLYNRNQTTDSIVKTLGDADNKFVNSGINLNINHKLNEKSDVSANLDYLLYDSFPYQQFRNSIIFPDPSKNYSDMLVGGAASKVNIYSGKLDYSNQVTKKTNLQTGFKYSNIKTNNKSEYFDIVNDVSTPNLNQNNKFLYNEKITALYVSSNTTLNRLSMQLGLRYENVKVVGDQLGNEIKPKTKNTTKYDNLFPTLYLSYKLDSLANNTVGINYGKRIDRPFYQDLNPVVIQVDKLTFYKGNPYLQPSITNSVEASFAHKSLLNLTLAYSKIDDQIMETIEIINNVYYSMPGNIGNTQVTNLSLSSTFNITSWLTFNGNAQLSYTDTKSNFFGGKLHTYGYNLRIDPVLQVKLKNDYNVELFGRYVGKAYVAQFTTDPYWFLDVTVSKKMSNRSSIKLIGMDIFRTYINKGQINNLVNATADYKTLWNTRQVRLSFTYNFGDKMTTKERENNSIDNEKNRIK